The Cylindrospermopsis curvispora GIHE-G1 genome contains a region encoding:
- a CDS encoding L,D-transpeptidase: MNRKKSKLHDLQWVNRLRIILLTLIIGVLTPLPDKALVNKPSQNIAIAIPKKSPERWIQVDLSQQKLTAWEGKRRVYTVKISSGKKSTPTPVGRFRIQSKHKTTRMRGRGYDISNVPYTLYYHGSYAIHGAYWHKRFGTPVSHGCINLPPNRAKLIFNWASVGTPVVVQQ, encoded by the coding sequence ATGAATAGGAAAAAGTCCAAGCTACATGATCTCCAATGGGTAAATAGGTTAAGGATAATACTATTGACCTTGATCATTGGTGTTCTTACTCCTTTACCAGATAAAGCTCTGGTAAACAAACCATCTCAGAATATTGCTATAGCCATCCCTAAAAAATCTCCGGAGCGATGGATTCAGGTGGACCTGTCACAGCAAAAATTAACTGCTTGGGAAGGCAAAAGACGCGTCTACACAGTTAAAATTTCCTCTGGTAAAAAGTCAACTCCCACTCCTGTGGGTAGATTCAGGATTCAAAGTAAACATAAAACTACTCGCATGCGGGGTAGGGGATATGATATTAGCAATGTGCCCTATACTCTATATTATCATGGTAGTTATGCTATTCATGGAGCATACTGGCATAAACGTTTTGGTACACCGGTAAGTCATGGTTGTATAAATCTCCCTCCTAACCGTGCTAAGTTAATATTTAACTGGGCTAGTGTAGGTACACCTGTAGTAGTTCAACAATAG
- a CDS encoding 6-pyruvoyl trahydropterin synthase family protein, with product MADPTLSLEKNQTIYGKCSRINGHGHNYYLEVTVQGEIDPVTGMSVDLVGLNQIIQHYVIEPMDHSFLNQDLPYFTEVVPTAENIAVYITNVVRSPIEELGAKLHKVKLIESPNNSCEIYARDIEESKVDRIYPELAAV from the coding sequence TTGGCCGATCCTACCCTTAGTTTGGAGAAAAATCAGACTATTTATGGCAAATGCTCTCGCATTAATGGTCACGGACACAATTATTATTTGGAAGTGACGGTTCAAGGGGAGATAGATCCAGTTACGGGAATGAGTGTTGATTTGGTGGGATTAAATCAGATAATTCAACATTATGTCATTGAACCTATGGATCATAGTTTCTTAAATCAAGACCTCCCCTATTTTACTGAGGTTGTACCAACTGCAGAAAATATTGCTGTTTATATTACCAATGTAGTGCGATCGCCCATTGAGGAATTAGGAGCAAAATTGCACAAGGTTAAACTAATTGAAAGTCCCAACAATTCCTGCGAAATTTATGCTAGGGATATAGAAGAGAGCAAAGTTGATCGCATATACCCTGAACTAGCAGCAGTTTAA
- the tkt gene encoding transketolase — MAVVTQSLEELCINSIRFLAVDAIEKSKSGHPGLPMGAAPMAFVLWDKFMRYNPKNPRWFNRDRFVLSAGHGCMLQYAMLYLTGYDSVTIEDIKQFRQWGSRTPGHPENFETPGVEVTTGPLGQGIANAVGLAMAEAHLAAKFNKPGSTIVDHYTYVILGDGCNMEGVSGEAASLAGHYGLGKLIALYDDNHISIDGSTDVAFTEDVSKRFEAYGWHVLHVENGNTDINAIASAIEAAKAVKDKPTMIKVTTTIGYGSPNKANTAGVHGAALGGDEVALTRKNLGWEYEPFVVPQDVISHLGKAVGRGADYEKEWNKAFADYKAKYPQEAAEFERLLSGKLPDGWNQVLPTYTAADKALPTRKHSETCLNKLAGVLPELIGGSADLTHSNLTEIKGEGDFQKGQFQNRNIHFGVREHAMGAICNGMALHGSGLIPYGATFLIFTDYMRAAIRLSALSEAGVIWVMTHDSIGQGEDGPTHQPIETLASLRAIPNLTVIRPADGNESSGAYTVAITRAKQNAPTLLAFTRQNVPNLAGTSVEGVTKGGYIILDSQGTPDIILIGTGSELSLCVGAAEKLTATGKKVRVVSMPSTDLFEEQDSSYKESVLPKAVTKRLAVEAGSSFGWHKYIGIEGDAVSIDRFGASAPGGICLEKFGFTVDNVVAKAQALLG; from the coding sequence ATGGCTGTTGTAACCCAATCCCTCGAAGAACTTTGTATTAACTCAATTCGTTTCTTAGCTGTTGATGCTATAGAAAAATCTAAGTCTGGACACCCTGGACTCCCCATGGGAGCTGCTCCTATGGCTTTCGTGCTGTGGGATAAGTTCATGCGCTACAACCCTAAAAATCCTCGCTGGTTTAATAGGGATCGTTTTGTCTTATCCGCTGGTCATGGTTGTATGTTGCAGTATGCTATGCTGTATCTTACAGGTTATGATAGCGTCACCATTGAGGATATTAAACAATTTCGTCAATGGGGTTCTAGAACTCCTGGACATCCAGAAAATTTTGAAACACCAGGTGTAGAGGTAACTACTGGTCCTTTGGGTCAGGGAATTGCTAATGCGGTTGGTTTGGCTATGGCGGAAGCTCACCTAGCTGCTAAATTTAACAAACCCGGATCCACTATTGTAGACCACTACACTTATGTTATTCTTGGTGATGGATGTAATATGGAAGGTGTGTCCGGTGAGGCAGCTTCCTTGGCTGGTCACTACGGATTGGGTAAGCTAATTGCTCTCTATGACGATAACCATATCTCCATCGATGGTTCTACAGATGTGGCTTTTACTGAAGATGTGTCCAAACGTTTTGAAGCTTATGGATGGCACGTGCTCCATGTGGAAAATGGTAATACCGACATAAATGCGATCGCATCAGCTATAGAAGCAGCAAAAGCGGTTAAGGACAAACCAACCATGATTAAGGTAACAACTACCATTGGTTATGGTTCCCCTAACAAGGCCAATACAGCGGGTGTTCATGGTGCGGCTTTGGGTGGTGATGAAGTAGCTTTAACCCGCAAAAACCTAGGTTGGGAATATGAACCTTTTGTGGTTCCCCAAGATGTAATTAGTCACCTAGGTAAAGCAGTAGGTCGTGGTGCTGATTATGAGAAGGAGTGGAATAAGGCTTTTGCCGACTACAAAGCTAAATACCCCCAAGAAGCAGCGGAATTTGAACGTCTGCTCAGTGGTAAATTGCCCGATGGTTGGAATCAAGTTCTCCCCACCTACACAGCAGCAGACAAAGCATTACCCACCCGGAAACATTCGGAAACCTGTCTGAATAAATTGGCTGGGGTTTTACCAGAACTGATTGGTGGTTCTGCTGACCTCACCCACTCCAACCTAACGGAAATTAAGGGTGAAGGAGACTTCCAAAAGGGTCAATTCCAAAACCGTAATATTCACTTCGGGGTCAGAGAACATGCTATGGGTGCCATCTGTAATGGTATGGCTTTACATGGCTCAGGTTTGATTCCTTATGGTGCGACTTTCCTAATATTCACTGACTATATGCGGGCTGCTATTCGCTTGTCTGCTTTGTCTGAAGCTGGAGTAATTTGGGTGATGACTCACGACTCCATTGGTCAGGGAGAAGATGGTCCAACCCACCAACCGATTGAAACCTTAGCTTCTCTGCGTGCGATTCCTAACCTGACAGTGATTCGTCCTGCTGATGGCAATGAATCTTCTGGAGCTTATACCGTAGCTATTACCAGAGCTAAGCAAAATGCTCCTACCCTGTTGGCTTTCACTAGACAAAATGTTCCCAACTTAGCAGGTACATCCGTGGAGGGTGTGACTAAGGGTGGTTATATCATTCTAGATTCTCAAGGTACACCAGATATCATCCTTATTGGCACAGGTTCAGAGTTAAGTCTCTGTGTAGGTGCTGCTGAAAAACTAACTGCTACAGGTAAGAAGGTGCGCGTAGTTTCTATGCCTTCTACAGACTTGTTTGAAGAGCAAGATAGTTCCTATAAAGAGTCTGTACTACCAAAAGCAGTAACCAAGCGTCTCGCTGTAGAAGCTGGAAGCAGTTTTGGCTGGCACAAATATATTGGAATTGAAGGTGATGCTGTTAGTATTGACAGATTTGGTGCTTCTGCGCCAGGTGGCATTTGTCTGGAGAAATTTGGATTTACCGTTGACAATGTGGTAGCTAAAGCTCAAGCATTGTTAGGTTAG